The DNA segment ctgcagtacttaatgcagctggtggccacaccagataatgactgttacttttgattttgacccccccctttgttcagggacacattattccatttctgttagtcacatgtctgtggaacctgttcagtttatgtctcagttgttgaatcttgttatgttcatacaaatatttacacatgttaagtttgctgaaaatgaacacagtagacagtgagaggacgtttcttttttgctgagtttacatgctGGTGTTTTCACTGATTCATGTACAACATCTCTCGAATCTGTTTGGTTACAAAGTGTCTGGCACTCCATTTGAAATGCCAAACTATGTTTCATATCAGTACGCATTTAAGGCTACTGTGCTGTTATTGTAAGAATGGCCTATTACAGCTGAGGAGTAAGCCATTTCAATGTATTATCAGTTCTGAAATGCAAGACTGATGTACTTGAGAATAGAACATGCTTTAGACCGGAATGTATCTCTCAATCCATGAATAAGAATCACAGAGCATTGCCTGTGTTCTGGTGTAGtccatctcttcctcttctctgtgTGTCGCAGATAAAGATGTCCCAGGTGAAACAGGTGGGCCTGCTGGCTGCCGGGTGCCAGCCCTGGAACAAAGATGTGTGTGCTGCCAGTGAAGACCGGTTCGCTTACTGTGCAACACTTGCTATATATGTCTACCAGGTAATTAGCTTGGCaaacattggtgtgtgtgtgtgtgtgtgtgcgcgtgcgtccGTGTGCCTGTGCACATGTGTGcgcacatgcgtgtgtgtgtgtgcgcgcgtgttgGCATGCGTGcgtctctctttgtgtgtgctCTCTCACTTCTCTGTCGAAAGGACATTCAAAAGAGATGTCTGATCTGCAAGTGATTTCTGTCATTGACGTTTTCCTTATCTAGCATTATCTGTGCCACTCCATCTGTTTACATATGCAACACCACTACCAATATATTCCTTGTCGTTCCAATCTGCACCCATGCAGTTGGACCACAGATACAATGAGTTCAAGCTTCGAGCCATCATGTCAGAGCACAAGAAGACCATCACGGCCATATCGTGGTGCCCACACAACCCCGAGGTGTTCGCCAGCGCCAGCGCTGACAACCTGCTCATCATCTGGAACGTGGCAGAGCAGAAGATTGTGGCCAGGCTGGATAACACCAAAGGTACTGATAATGAACTATGCCCAGTGGAGGCGGATGTACAAGGGAGTGGGTGGGCCAGAGGTGggtgttcagtagggagaaaacgttttgaaacagagTGAAACAAGGTGGAGCGGAAAGCTGTGGCCAGACTAGATAACAGCAAATGTACTGAACATAGAGACACATGGTCTGTATAACGCAAAAGATACTGGTTCTGATCAATCATCAGAATGGAAATGAGGAATGACTGTGGACCAATGGTAATGGAGTTTACCTGGGAGTAGGCTCCTCTTTAGACACTACTGATGGGAGACGTGTCAGAGAGGCTAGAGAGAGTAGGTTGGGTTGCCTTGGGAGGGTGACTCAGTGTAGTGAAGTGTTTGTGTGCTTAGTAATGTCATTAGCACTGGCTATTGTTGCTGCTACACTGACTCCTATCAGGAGGGAGATGGCTGGCGGCTGGGTGGTTTGGTGTTATTTGTTTTTctaggagagagagtgtgtgtgtgtgtgtgtgggtgggtggggggaggtgaatgtgtgtgtttgtttgtgtgtgtgttttctttgtgtgtgtgtgttttctgtgtgtgtttgttttgtgtgtgtgtgtgtgtgtgtgtgtgtgtgtgtgtgtgtgtgtgtgtgtgtgtgtgtgtgtgtgtgtgtgtgttgtgagagagagagagagagagagagaaagagagtgtatCTAATGTGTCTCTAACCCTTGTGTACCATCACCCAGGCATCCCAGCGTCTCTGAGCTGGTGCTGGAACGCAGGTGACGGCGTGGCGTTTGTGTCCCACCGGGGCCCTCTCTACCTGTGGGCCATCAGTGGGCTGGACGCCGGCGTCACCATCCACAAGGAGGCACACAGCTTCCTGTCCGATATCTGTCTGTTCCGCTGGCACCCCGTCAAGAAGGGCAAGGTGGTGTTTGGACACACGGACGGGAGCCTCTCCATCTTCCAGCCAGGTAAGACtgaggctgcatctcaatagtctaaagatAGTCTAGACtgaggctgcatctcaatagtctatagATAGTCTAGACtgaggctgcatctcaatagtctaaagatAGTCTAGACTGAGGCTGCAACTCAATAGTCTCTAGATTGTCTAGACTGAGGCtacatctcaatagtctatagATAGTCTAGACTGATGCTGCATCTTAATagtcggacagggccaaacaggcaggatataacctcaCCTACTtggccaaagcacagcccccacaccactagagggataccttcaaccagcaacttaccatcctgagacaaggccgagtatagcccacaaagatctccatcacggcacaacccaagggggggggcgctaacccagacaggaagaccacatcagtgactcaacccactcaagtgacgcacccctcctagggacagcaccAGTAAGCTAGTGACTCAGcctctgtaatagggttagaggcagagaatcccagtggagagaggggaaccgtccaggcagagacagcaagggcgattcgttgctccagtgcctttccgttcaccttcacactcctgggccagactacactcagtcatatgacctactgaagagatgagtcttcaataaaaacttaaaggttgagactgagtctgcatctctcacatgggtaggcagaccattccataaaaatggagctctataggagaaagccctgcctccagctgtttgcttagacatTCTAGTGActgtaaggaggcctgcgtcttgtgaccgtagcgtatgtgtaggtatgtacggcaggaccaaatcggaaagataggtaggagcaagcccatgtaatgctttgtaggttagcagtaaaaccttgaaatcagcccttgccttaacaggaagccagtgtagagaggctagcactgaagtaatatgatcacatttttgggttctagtcaagattctagcagccgtgttgagcactaactgaagtttatttagtgctttatccgggtagccggaaagtagagcattgcagtagtctaacctagaagtgacaaaagcatggattaatttttctgcataattttgggacagaaagtttctgatttttgcaatgttacatagatggaaaaaagctgtccttgaaacagtcttgatatttttgtcaaaagagagatcagggtccagagtaacgccgagatccttcacagttttatttgagacgactgtacaaccatcaagattaattgtcagattcaacagaagatctctttgtttcttgggacctagaacaagcatctctgttttgtccgagtgtaaaagtagaacatttgcagccatccacttccttatgtctgaaacacaggcttccagggagggcaattttggggcttcaccatgtttcatcgaaatgtacagctgtgtgtcatccacatagcagtgaaagttaacattatgtttcccgaatgacatcaccaagaggtaaaatatatagtgaaaacaatagtggtcctaaaactgagccttgaggaacaccaaaatttacagttgatttgtcggaggacaaaccatccacagagacaatcTGATATCtttcgacagataagatctaaaccaggccagaacttttccgtgtagaccaatttgggtttccaatctctccaaaagaatgtggtgatcgatggtatcaaaagcagcactaaagtctaggagcacgaggacagatgcagagccttggtctgacgccattaaaaggtcatttaccaccttcacaagtgcagtctcagtgctgtgatggggtctaaaaccaggctgaagcatttcgtatacattgtttgtcttcaggaagacagctttttctaacatttttgagaggaatgggagattcgttttaggccgatagtttttgacatagttttttatattttctgggtcaaggtttggctttttcaagagaggctttaatactgccacttttagtgagtttggtacacatccgtaCCATCCGTACTCAGTACACATCCGTACTCACAGTACACATCTGTCCTGAGTACACCTCCGTAATCAGTCAAGACTGAGGCTGCATCTCGAAAGTCTATATATATTGTCTAGACtgaggctgcatctcaatagtctatagACATTCTAGACTGTGGCTGCATCTCAATTgtctaaagtggcttcctctctTTGTCTTATCTCCTTCATTTGCACTGATGTGAAAGAACTGGGCATGCGTTTCCCTATTACAaaaattttacatttgagtcatttagctagcagacactcttatccagagtgacttacaatcaTTTTAGTCAGGAaaaacaaccacatattacaaTTATTGCAAGTACAGATGTGGGATTTTAATTTGAGcctgtttgctacagcaggaacatAATCCTgccagcaacaggaaatgtgaattattatgtggattataattaatggatatattttgtagaggttgatacattttttgttagggaaaatcaagactgatattttaaagtgaaaatgacatactatagaagccttttaaaaccttgaatacaaTACAAGTTTCCATTTCCTGCtaagcaggaaaattctcagtaacaaaagagtgatcaaatgaagatcttacatctgtagacCCTTCTTCAAAATAGCTGCTATCAGCAGAATCAGTGCCAGGAATAAAAAACAGAGCctttaaatatgtatttattgACTGTTTCTTCCACATGAGAACCTTTATTTGGTACCTCCAGGTATTTCATTAGGGGCTGTGGTGACTTTATTTAGTCAGTTGATGCAGcaggtctcctctcctgtcctagGATCTAAAAACCAGAAGCACGTGTTGCGCCCGGAGTCTTTAGAGGGGACGGACGAGGAGGACCCGGTCACAGCGTTGGAGTGGGATCCCCTGTCTACAGACTACCTCCTAGTGGCCAACCTGCATAATGGCATCAGAATGGTAGACTCAGAGGGGCTCACCTGTGTCACTACCTTCAGCTTCCCCAGTTCAGCTGCCTCTGTACAGTGTCTGGCCTGGGTCCCCAGTGCACCCGGCATGTTCATCACAGGAGGTAAGGACATACTGGGGTAGGGTTTACGGGTAGGGTACAATGGGTTAGGGTGCAGGGGGGAGGGGAAAGCTGGGTCCCCAGCGCCCCCGGCATGTTCATCACTAGAGGTAAAGACATGGGGGTAGGGTTTAGGGGGTAGGATATAAGGGGTAGGGTACAGGGGGTTAAGGTAAGGTCACAGCCCCGGGTTTGTTCTTTACATGAGGTAATTTATGTTTATCAGTGTAGGTAGCTAGAAGTCAGGTGTGTAAGGCTCAGGCCTTTAGAACTTGGGTCAATACCACTGTTCCAACGTGTTCCTTCTGTTTCCAGATTCTCAAGTTGGTGTGTTGAGGATATGGAACGTTTCCAGATCTACACCTCTGGACAACTTCAAACTGAAGAAGACTGGCTTCCATGCTTTACATGTGTTAAAATCTCCCCCAGCCAAGAAATGTAAGCATTAGACACACTACTGACAGATGAGCTCTAATAATCCACAAATTAGGGTAGATCCAAAGTCTCCAGCACACTCTTACAAAATAAGGTGCTATctacagctgtccccataggagaaccctttgaagaaccctttttggttcgagGTAAAACTGTTTTGTTTCAAGGCAtaatccttttgggttccatgtacaaccctttccacagagagttgtatatggaacccaatagggttatacctagaaccaaaaagggttacaCTATAGGGACTGCCAAAGAACCCTTCTGGATCTCTTTTTCTAAAAGTGTACAATAACTTCCGAGTTTTGGATATGAATGACTGATCTTGTGAAATAAGATTGCTATATCTCTTGGAAAAACTGTAACTTTTCTATAGCATAGTGTGTTCTTTCCCCATTCTTGCTATCCCTTGACCCCTCCTGACCCCTCATGGCCCGCCATTATTTGCCTCCTACCCTCTTTTCAGCCTTGAGCTCCATCTCCCCGACAAAGAACCACTACACATCATCCACCAGTGAGGCTGTTCCTCCTCCTACTCTATCCCAGAACCAGGCCTTCTCCCTCCCCCCGGGCCACGCTGTCTGCTGCTTCATGGATGGAGGGGTTGGGCTCTACGACATGGGAGCCAAGAAGTGGGACTTCCTACGAGAcctggtgagggagggaggggaagagattGGGGGGTGAAAAGAAGGGAGGACAAGTGGTAGCAAGGGAGGTAGGGCAATTGGGATGATGCTAAGGGCGTTCTTCTATTTCTTGCTTGTGTCTGCATTTCTGTTGTACATAACTCCCAATCCAGTTCATGTTGAAGAAGACCTGACCATGAAACAATATGTTGTTCTCAGGGTCATGTTGAGACCATATTTGACTGTAAGTTCAAGCCAGATGACCCCAATCTGTTGGCGACAGCCTCGTTTGACGGGACCATTAAGGTGTGGGACATCAACACCCTCACGGCGGTTTATACGTCTCCCGGCAACGAGGGTGTGGTCTACTCACTGTCCTGGGCTCCTGGTAAGACAtggggagagaacacacacagaccataatactttgggtgtttctcaatatgcattcTACTGTGTTCCACACTGTTGTGCTCCGAGTGCATTCTCCGAGGACGTTCTCgtgaggacgagagtgtggagaacgcataaaacatgacatttgagaagcactccccctactgtattacctcacactgtattacctcacgctgcacctccctaTTCAGTGAACCTTCTACCAGCCATTGGACAATGGCAAAAATAAAGAcgaaacaagatatacacaaagcaaatgttttacttcaaAACTATCAGCTAGCTATATGTGAATCGTAATAATCTAGCTAACCAGATAGTTTAACAGGCAAAAATGACATAAAACGAATGTTATGCACGGTACATGTCAATTCTTCGTCGGTAGCTCGCTACCAATTCTTCGTggatatctagctagctaacagtagtcgCTAACAAGTCCCCCTATTGAATTACTAGGCTTGCTATCTCTGCACAGTACAGTGGATATTGTAGGCAGGTAAGCATGCCAAAAATAACACAGTATGCATTTCTTATTGTATCAAGAAAAAACTTTGTAGTCAGTTTATTTTCTCTcgcttcagctcaaataatgGCCATTGATTTCAAGAATTTTGcgtgttttttttacatggttGCATCATATTTCTGTGCACACTTTTCATTGAAGCTTGCATTTATGCACGTGTCAAAATATGTACAAATGGAGTACGCAACCGAGAAGTGCCCTCCATGTCCCATTTCGCATACTTTGATATGCACTCATACTCCAACCTTCCCATGCTCTAATTCGAAACACCCTTTATATACACCATAATATGTCATgttgacttttattttgaaactgCTCTGCTGGTGATGAATAGATATTTTATGAACGCCTTAAGTATACATTTTCAAGTAAAGTGCTACCTTGAGTTCTTTCCCATTAATAATGATTTACTGAATATAAATGAAGAAGTCAACGTTCTGCATTTTCTTTAATGATTCAAACCAAGTTATGAAATATGTTGCGCTTTCTTGCGTTCGTTCATTTGGAAGTCATAAATATGTCTCTTGTTGTCTTCGTGTGTGTTCTTCGAAAGGAGACCTGAACTGCATAGCCGGAGCCACGTCCCGGAACGGTGCATTCATCTGGGATGTGAAGAAAGGCAAGATGATCACACGATTCAATGAGGTACGTCAACAACACTGACGAAAAACATGACAGTCATAAgggcttttcacactactgagccgaaCCGAGCTaaaccaaaccaagctgtactgagctAGCCTGGTTATGCATCCACTAGCCAGCACAGTTTGGTTTGGGTCGGCATGATAGTGTGAAAAGGTCAATAGAGTGACCTATCAGTAATCTCTTTAGTTTATCAATATTTTTGTTTATGTCACAGCCTTTTTGTTCCCTTGTGTACTCAACAGCATGGGAATAATGGTATCTTCTGTATCGCATGGAGCCATAAGGACTCTAAAAGAATAGCCACATGTAGTGGCGACGGCTTTTGCATCATTAGGACCATCGACGGCAGGGTCTTACACAAGTACAAGCACCCTGCTGCTGTGTTTGGTTGTGACTGGAGCCAGAATAACAAGTAAGAGTCTAGTTCTGTTGTTGACCTTTCATACTGTATAACAAGTATACTGGGAAATGTTGTTAGTTACCTATACTCTACTAGATCTtatatcctttctctctctctctctctctctctctctctctctctctctctctctctctctctctctctctctctctctctctctctctctctctctctctctctctctctctttctttctttctttctttctttctgtctctctgtctttctttctttctgtctctctgtctctctgtctctctgtctctctgtctgtctgtctctctgtctatctctctttctgtctctctttctgtctctctttctgtctctctttctgtctctctttctgtctctttctttctgtctctttctttctgtctctttctttctgtctctttctgtatctatccctctctctctttctttctctctctctctccattcccagaGACATGATAGCCACGGGTTGTGAGGATAAAAACGTGCGTGTGTACTACCTGGCCACCAGTTCTGACCAGCCACTCAAGGTGTTCACGGGTCACCTGGCCAAGGTGTTCCACGTGCGCTGGTCTTCTCTCCGAGAGGGTATTCTCTGCAGTGGCTCAGATGACGGGTACATGCAGTACATTAATACATTATTCATATATGTTCTTTCACTGAGTCTCACAGCACATTGCATTAGGGTAATTTATCACATCCACCAATGTGTAACAGTACCTGAATAATGCATGGCAAACACTTTGTACTGATACACAGGTAGTTATTTGATATGCTACCATTATCAATACAGATGCCATTGGTTTGAGTAGTCACTCTATTATGTATATGGGAATCCGCATAtaacacctccctccctccctctctcccttccttccttccttccttccttccttccttccttccttccttccttccttccttccctccctccctccctccctccctccctccctccctccctccctccttctccaggACTGTGCGTATCTGGGATTATACCCAGGATGCCTGTATCAACGTGCTGAGTGGTCACACGGCGCCGGTCCGAGGCCTGATGTGGAACACGGAGGTGCCCTACCTGCTGACCAGCGGCAGCTGGGACTACACCATTAAAGTCTGGGACACCCGGGACGGAACCTGCCTGGACACCTGCTACGACCACGGCGCTGATGTTTATGGTACCGGTCCTCAGTAATGAATCAGGAACACCACACTGCAGCCATCATCAAATAGACTCAGCCACAGGCCCAGGATCATTTCTAGACTGCAAACTGACCACCAGAAGCCCAAacatataatatttgactaaaacattatCATCTCAAACCTGGCTTGGGTTTTCATACAATCACATATCTCTCTCTATTATGCACGGGAATCaacattaaaatcacttggagctgatttgctgctGTTTTCACAGCCTTTTATGTCCAACAAGAAAAAATTCAAAATATAGTGGGGGGTTTGTTCACAAAACCTTGGGGGCCAAGTAAAACCATCCGCGGACCACCCGTTGGGGAAACCTGCTATGCTTTATAGAGGCCACTGAATGTGAAGTGAAATATATAGTACTGTTTCTACACTGACACTGTGTCTGTAATACTGTAACCTGATCTGATTCCTCCAGGCCTGACCTGCCACCCCAGCCGTCCGTTCACCATGGCCTCATGTTCCCGGGACTCTACGGTCAGGTTGTGGTCCCTCGCTCCGCTCATCGCTCCGCTCCTGGTCAACGTCCTGGCTGACCACAGCTGGGACGACATCATCGGCAACACGGGTCAGTCAAATGTTACGATACTGAAGAAATGTTTTGTGTAGAACATGTACAGTGGAGGGTAACGCACGTAAACACCCTTGTTTTGTGCCAGAGTTTACCCACCTTTCGCtgaaaaatgcattgaaaatatAGGGAGCGTAACTTTACTCACCGCGAACTGCGGTTAGCGTTTGACCGTCTATTTTTTTTACCTCTACATCACTGGCCATGTAGAATACGGAATCATGTAGGTTCTATGTGCTACATTTCTATCTGTATACACTCCAGGATTAGGGATTCATCAGTAAACACTCTTTATCCATCTCCCATCAGTCACTATGACTATATTGTTACAGAAGTGTGATTACTCATGACATCAATATGTTGATTGCTCATAGCTCTATCTCCACTGTGAGAGAGTGATACCACAAATATTTATCAGTCCAAACACGACATAGCCTCACAAGAACCATTATTCTGAATGACATCATTctgaatctgtgtgtgtctgtatggtagAGTACTatatcctgtcctctcctccagatAGGGCCATGGTGCCTGGTG comes from the Salmo trutta chromosome 4, fSalTru1.1, whole genome shotgun sequence genome and includes:
- the LOC115191829 gene encoding WD repeat-containing protein 17 isoform X1 codes for the protein MVKGSFRKMDTNNLEWYTKNDADVKIKMSQVKQVGLLAAGCQPWNKDVCAASEDRFAYCATLAIYVYQLDHRYNEFKLRAIMSEHKKTITAISWCPHNPEVFASASADNLLIIWNVAEQKIVARLDNTKGIPASLSWCWNAGDGVAFVSHRGPLYLWAISGLDAGVTIHKEAHSFLSDICLFRWHPVKKGKVVFGHTDGSLSIFQPGSKNQKHVLRPESLEGTDEEDPVTALEWDPLSTDYLLVANLHNGIRMVDSEGLTCVTTFSFPSSAASVQCLAWVPSAPGMFITGDSQVGVLRIWNVSRSTPLDNFKLKKTGFHALHVLKSPPAKKSLSSISPTKNHYTSSTSEAVPPPTLSQNQAFSLPPGHAVCCFMDGGVGLYDMGAKKWDFLRDLGHVETIFDCKFKPDDPNLLATASFDGTIKVWDINTLTAVYTSPGNEGVVYSLSWAPGDLNCIAGATSRNGAFIWDVKKGKMITRFNEHGNNGIFCIAWSHKDSKRIATCSGDGFCIIRTIDGRVLHKYKHPAAVFGCDWSQNNKDMIATGCEDKNVRVYYLATSSDQPLKVFTGHLAKVFHVRWSSLREGILCSGSDDGTVRIWDYTQDACINVLSGHTAPVRGLMWNTEVPYLLTSGSWDYTIKVWDTRDGTCLDTCYDHGADVYGLTCHPSRPFTMASCSRDSTVRLWSLAPLIAPLLVNVLADHSWDDIIGNTDRAMVPGATPLLCGKVSRDIKQELDKLSSEVRMKKLRWFSECFSAPGGSHNLWDLVSVINGQDDSLLPQSYGKGIMHMKHLVRFKTSEAQELTIVKMSKFGGGIGAPSKEERLRDAAEIHLRLGQIQRYCELMVELGEWDKALSVAPGVSIKYWKKLMQRRADQLMQEENHDVIPYCIATGDVRKLVNFFTARGQLNEALLVAQGACEGNIHVPQTAAVNHTTTTDSDDIQAYNGLLQCVCRELAEWYFQDGRAVLAACCHLAVDNTELAMASLIRGNELELAVCVGLVLGESANQATHYVLELLARKYMTAPTCFPSVGSRDLAADLLQMIPDNQVLLAKLCAFYPGSSSEIDQIHQKCGLPSLEECGALAESAVSEGDVFNAVKYYLMSPEPEAALLVGITHVKEQLSDSDWTVDSVYPILDLLGYIRTDRLVLAKFTEARSELLILSGYIGALLAIRRQYSSIVPALYEYTSQLMKRREVSVPLQIEQLSVELDAWMACTQSLINSRGPDEAPYTPPSEAQKAEHARLLDRLQEEPLRGLEGPDYVTGSNLPSHSDVQVSCFTGLRIQGPVFFLEDGKSAISLNDALMWAKVNPFSPLGTGVRLNPF
- the LOC115191829 gene encoding WD repeat-containing protein 17 isoform X3; its protein translation is MVKGSFRKMDTNNLEWYTKNDADVKIKMSQVKQVGLLAAGCQPWNKDVCAASEDRFAYCATLAIYVYQLDHRYNEFKLRAIMSEHKKTITAISWCPHNPEVFASASADNLLIIWNVAEQKIVARLDNTKGIPASLSWCWNAGDGVAFVSHRGPLYLWAISGLDAGVTIHKEAHSFLSDICLFRWHPVKKGKVVFGHTDGSLSIFQPGSKNQKHVLRPESLEGTDEEDPVTALEWDPLSTDYLLVANLHNGIRMVDSEGLTCVTTFSFPSSAASVQCLAWVPSAPGMFITGDSQVGVLRIWNVSRSTPLDNFKLKKTGFHALHVLKSPPAKKSLSSISPTKNHYTSSTSEAVPPPTLSQNQAFSLPPGHAVCCFMDGGVGLYDMGAKKWDFLRDLGHVETIFDCKFKPDDPNLLATASFDGTIKVWDINTLTAVYTSPGNEGVVYSLSWAPGDLNCIAGATSRNGAFIWDVKKGKMITRFNEHGNNGIFCIAWSHKDSKRIATCSGDGFCIIRTIDGRVLHKYKHPAAVFGCDWSQNNKDMIATGCEDKNVRVYYLATSSDQPLKVFTGHLAKVFHVRWSSLREGILCSGSDDGTVRIWDYTQDACINVLSGHTAPVRGLMWNTEVPYLLTSGSWDYTIKVWDTRDGTCLDTCYDHGADVYGLTCHPSRPFTMASCSRDSTVRLWSLAPLIAPLLVNVLADHSWDDIIGNTDRAMVPGATPLLCGKVSRDIKQELDKLSSEVRMKKLRWFSECFSAPGGSHNLWDLVSVINGQDDSLLPQSYGKGIMHMKHLVRFKTSEAQELTIVKMSKFGGGIGAPSKEERLRDAAEIHLRLGQIQRYCELMVELGEWDKALSVAPGVSIKYWKKLMQRRADQLMQEENHDVIPYCIATGDVRKLVNFFTARGQLNEALLVAQGACEGNIHVPQTAAVNHTTTTDSDDIQAYNGLLQCVCRELAEWYFQDGRAVLAACCHLAVDNTELAMASLIRGNELELAVCVGLVLGESANQATHYVLELLARKYMTAPTWDLAADLLQMIPDNQVLLAKLCAFYPGSSSEIDQIHQKCGLPSLEECGALAESAVSEGDVFNAVKYYLMSPEPEAALLVGITHVKEQLSDSDWTVDSVYPILDLLGYIRTDRLVLAKFTEARSELLILSGYIGALLAIRRQYSSIVPALYEYTSQLMKRREVSVPLQIEQLSVELDAWMACTQSLINSRGPDEAPYTPPSEAQKAEHARLLDRLQEEPLRGLEGPDYVTGSNLPSHSDVQVSCFTGLRIQGPVFFLEDGKSAISLNDALMWAKVNPFSPLGTGVRLNPF
- the LOC115191829 gene encoding WD repeat-containing protein 17 isoform X2, producing MVKGSFRKMDTNNLEWYTKNDADVKIKMSQVKQVGLLAAGCQPWNKDVCAASEDRFAYCATLAIYVYQLDHRYNEFKLRAIMSEHKKTITAISWCPHNPEVFASASADNLLIIWNVAEQKIVARLDNTKGIPASLSWCWNAGDGVAFVSHRGPLYLWAISGLDAGVTIHKEAHSFLSDICLFRWHPVKKGKVVFGHTDGSLSIFQPGSKNQKHVLRPESLEGTDEEDPVTALEWDPLSTDYLLVANLHNGIRMVDSEGLTCVTTFSFPSSAASVQCLAWVPSAPGMFITGDSQVGVLRIWNVSRSTPLDNFKLKKTGFHALHVLKSPPAKKSLSSISPTKNHYTSSTSEAVPPPTLSQNQAFSLPPGHAVCCFMDGGVGLYDMGAKKWDFLRDLGHVETIFDCKFKPDDPNLLATASFDGTIKVWDINTLTAVYTSPGNEGVVYSLSWAPDLNCIAGATSRNGAFIWDVKKGKMITRFNEHGNNGIFCIAWSHKDSKRIATCSGDGFCIIRTIDGRVLHKYKHPAAVFGCDWSQNNKDMIATGCEDKNVRVYYLATSSDQPLKVFTGHLAKVFHVRWSSLREGILCSGSDDGTVRIWDYTQDACINVLSGHTAPVRGLMWNTEVPYLLTSGSWDYTIKVWDTRDGTCLDTCYDHGADVYGLTCHPSRPFTMASCSRDSTVRLWSLAPLIAPLLVNVLADHSWDDIIGNTDRAMVPGATPLLCGKVSRDIKQELDKLSSEVRMKKLRWFSECFSAPGGSHNLWDLVSVINGQDDSLLPQSYGKGIMHMKHLVRFKTSEAQELTIVKMSKFGGGIGAPSKEERLRDAAEIHLRLGQIQRYCELMVELGEWDKALSVAPGVSIKYWKKLMQRRADQLMQEENHDVIPYCIATGDVRKLVNFFTARGQLNEALLVAQGACEGNIHVPQTAAVNHTTTTDSDDIQAYNGLLQCVCRELAEWYFQDGRAVLAACCHLAVDNTELAMASLIRGNELELAVCVGLVLGESANQATHYVLELLARKYMTAPTCFPSVGSRDLAADLLQMIPDNQVLLAKLCAFYPGSSSEIDQIHQKCGLPSLEECGALAESAVSEGDVFNAVKYYLMSPEPEAALLVGITHVKEQLSDSDWTVDSVYPILDLLGYIRTDRLVLAKFTEARSELLILSGYIGALLAIRRQYSSIVPALYEYTSQLMKRREVSVPLQIEQLSVELDAWMACTQSLINSRGPDEAPYTPPSEAQKAEHARLLDRLQEEPLRGLEGPDYVTGSNLPSHSDVQVSCFTGLRIQGPVFFLEDGKSAISLNDALMWAKVNPFSPLGTGVRLNPF